ATCCATTCTTCAAGTTTGACAATAGCGAAACCTTCTTTTGCGAACGCCTTCGCATAATCCTGGAGAGAACGGTGGTATGAAATGGTCTGCGCACTTCCTTTTTTGCCCGGGTGCATGTCTATCTTTGTTTCAAAAGCTGAAAGGTACCTTCC
The Candidatus Curtissbacteria bacterium DNA segment above includes these coding regions:
- a CDS encoding SAM-dependent methyltransferase, which translates into the protein GRYLSAFETKIDMHPGKKGSAQTISYHRSLQDYAKAFAKEGFAIVKLEEWISHKRSERGPRQSAEDIARKEIPLFLVLEAKKLSRNEK